One segment of Desmodus rotundus isolate HL8 chromosome 6, HLdesRot8A.1, whole genome shotgun sequence DNA contains the following:
- the GTSF1L gene encoding gametocyte-specific factor 1-like: MEPEVLETCPYDPHHRVPLSRFQYHLASCRKKNPKKAKKMASCKYNACHVVPIKKLEEHEAACTHRSPGEEEDSWSPLQVSFPSPEQNGHAPPECPWVPNPDVWRVDDTNSHPVFVLKTFVPQKLVCESNSEREDHLPHP; the protein is encoded by the coding sequence ATGGAGCCAGAAGTCTTAGAAACTTGTCCTTATGACCCTCACCACCGTGTCCCACTGAGCAGATTCCAATACCACCTGGCATCGTGCAGGAAAAAGAACCCCAAGAAAGCCAAAAAGATGGCCAGCTGCAAATACAACGCCTGCCACGTGGTCCCCATCAAAAAGCTGGAGGAGCACGAGGCAGCCTGTACCCACAGGAGCccaggggaggaagaagacagcTGGAGCCCTCTGCAAGTTAGCTTTCCAAGTCCGGAGCAGAATGGACACGCCCCTCCAGAGTGCCCCTGGGTCCCCAACCCCGATGTCTGGAGAGTCGATGACACTAACAGCCATCCTGTCTTTGTCCTTAAGACTTTTGTTCCCCAAAAGCTTGTTTGTGAAAGCAACTCAGAAAGAGAGGACCACCTGCCCCATCCCTGA